The following are from one region of the Anopheles merus strain MAF unplaced genomic scaffold, AmerM5.1 LNR4000092, whole genome shotgun sequence genome:
- the LOC121601445 gene encoding uncharacterized protein LOC121601445, translated as MDKKIKSAQHKKLVAVENIKALERFKQNFKPENVGEIPEVMEGLEQHRQDFFAAVAKLEEYDDTSEAIQACITDRIDMEERCRQRKLFLRVNQRKEDNSLNDSLLANSTLAFGRPNTSNIRFPKIELPTFDGDSTKWLSFRDHFVAMIDASAELPPIAKLQYLLSSLKGDAAVPFEHVTLTTENYSVTWAALLKRYDNSRMLIREYWRRLHFLPAIATESVDGLTSLVDEFVRYVNGLQKLHEPVDSWDTPLSNMLLMKLDNETILAWERHSVHKKKDKYSELIEFLQDRIQILKSSQSISCDRIVALIKVAGAHRPTAPRRSVTNAASVQRNTPVSSTIQQVSCPLQCADHHLVRNCPVFLAKNTQERREIARSKGLCWNCLSCSHQVRSYKSEYSCRSCKERHHTLLHQPPQQPTVALSAQSEYDMVFLETAIVFIVDDYGEKHEARALLDSGSMSNFISDTLARKLMTPRARVNVSVSGIGTSRQQIKGSTTAIVRSRNLQFTTPLEFLILDTPSADIPTSPINVSTWNVPDVTLADPTYHIPGKVDVVIGGDTFWELHTGRKQSHGSGLPWLIETQFGWAVAGNTTHSSQQHRICNMATSDSPLEAILTRF; from the coding sequence ATGGACAAGAAGATAAAATCTGCTCAGCACAAAAAACTCGTCGCAGTGGAAAACATTAAGGCGCTGGAGCGCTTTAAGCAGAACTTCAAACCCGAAAATGTAGGTGAAATCCCGGAGGTTATGGAGGGTTTGGAACAACACAGACAGGACTTTTTTGCCGCGGTGGCAAAGCTGGAAGAGTATGACGACACCAGTGAGGCGATTCAAGCCTGTATTACTGACAGGATCGATATGGAAGAGCGCTGCCGGCAGCGAAAATTGTTCCTTAGAGTAAACCAGCGGAAGGAAGACAATTCGCTCAACGACTCCTTATTGGCAAACTCAACCCTAGCGTTTGGACGgccaaacacatcaaacatacGTTTTCCCAAAATCGAATTACCAACGTTCGACGGTGATTCGACGAAGTGGTTGTCATTCCGCGATCACTTTGTCGCGATGATTGACGCAAGTGCCGAGCTGCCGCCAATTGCAAAACTGCAATACTTACTTTCGTCCTTGAAAGGTGACGCTGCGGTTCCCTTCGAACATGTTACTCTGACCACGGAAAACTATTCTGTTACCTGGGCTGCGCTGCTTAAGCGATACGACAACTCACGGATGCTCATTCGCGAGTACTGGCGACGGCTTCATTTCCTACCTGCGATTGCAACAGAAAGTGTCGATGGCTTGACGTCGTTGGTAGATGAATTCGTGCGATATGTGAATGGGTTGCAGAAGCTGCATGAACCTGTCGACTCATGGGACACGCCTTTGTCCAACATGTTGCTGATGAAGCTGGACAATGAGACCATTCTGGCGTGGGAAAGGCATTCTGTGCATAAGAAAAAGGATAAGTACAGCGAGTTGATCGAATTCCTGCAAGACCGAATCCAAATCCTAAAATCGAGCCAGAGTATCTCGTGCGATCGGATTGTGGCTCTGATCAAGGTGGCCGGGGCACATCGGCCCACCGCACCACGGCGGTCGGTAACCAACGCTGCTTCTGTGCAAAGGAATACTCCCGTTTCATCGACCATTCAACAAGTGAGCTGTCCATTGCAGTGTGCAGATCATCACCTGGTTCGAAATTGCCCGGTATTTTTAGCCAAAAATACTCAGGAGCGGCGGGAAATCGCACGGTCAAAGGGATTGTGCTGGAATTGTCTCAGTTGTTCCCATCAAGTGAGATCGTACAAATCCGAGTATTCTTGCCGTTCGTGCAAGGAACGCCATCATACGCTGCTTCAtcaaccaccacaacaacctACAGTCGCTTTGTCAGCCCAATCAGAGTATGATATGGTGTTTCTCGAGACGGCTATTGTGTTCATCGTAGACGATTATGGAGAGAAACATGAGGCACGGGCGCTTTTGGATTCGGGCTCTATGTCCAACTTCATTTCGGATACGTTAGCTCGGAAGCTCATGACACCTCGAGCGAGAGTTAATGTATCAGTGTCTGGCATCGGAACTTCAAGGCAGCAGATAAAGGGTTCGACCACGGCGATCGTTCGTTCAAGGAACCTTCAATTCACCACCCCATTGGAGTTTCTGATCCTGGATACTCCCTCGGCGGACATTCCCACCTCACCAATCAACGTGTCTACGTGGAACGTCCCGGATGTAACGCTAGCAGACCCCACGTATCACATCCCAGGCAAGGTCGATGTGGTCATCGGTGGCGATACGTTCTGGGAGCTGCATACCGGACGCAAGCAATCTCACGGTTCGGGTCTGCCATGGTTGATAGAAACGCAGTTTGGATGGGCGGTAGCAGGAAATACAACACATTCGTCTCAACAACATCGGATATGCAATATGGCAACGAGCGACAGTCCGTTGGAAGCCATATTGACGCGGTTCTAG